TTGGTGCGGGCGTACGGGCTGGATCGTGTGGTGGATGTGGTCGCCGCGAAGCCGGCCGGGGACTCGACGCTCAGACTCGTACATCACGAGGACTATGTGGCGGCGGTGCGGGCGGCGTCCGTCGATCCGCGGGCCGCGGATCAGTCCTTCGGGCTCGGGACGATGGACGATCCGGCCTTCGTCGGGATGCATGAGGCGTCGGCGCTGATCGCCGGGCAGTCGGTGGGGGCGGCCGAGGCGGTGTGGCGGGGTGAGGCCGAGCACGCGGTGAACTTCGCGGGTGGGCTGCATCATGCGATGCCGGGCAGCGCTTCGGGGTTCTGCATCTACAACGACGCGTCGCTGGCGATCGCCCGGCTGTTGGAGCTGGGGGCGGAGCGGGTCGCGTATGTGGATGTCGACGTTCACCACGGGGACGGCGTCCAGGCGGCGTTCTGGGAGGACCCGCGGGTGCTGACGGTTTCGCTGCACGAGCATCCGCGGACGCTGTTTCCGCAGACCGGGTGGCCGGAGGAGACGGGCGCGGCCGGGGCGGGTGAGGGCAGTGCGGTGAATGTGGCGCTGCCGGCGGGGACGGGGGACGCGGGGTGGCTGCGGGCGTTCCACGCGGTGGTGCCGGAGCTGTTGGCGGACTTCAGGCCGCAGGTGCTGGTGACGCAGCACGGGGCGGATACGCACTTC
The Streptomyces lunaelactis genome window above contains:
- a CDS encoding acetoin utilization protein AcuC; translated protein: MSGRGLLMWDEAVTKYDFGAGHPMDPVRLALTMGLVRAYGLDRVVDVVAAKPAGDSTLRLVHHEDYVAAVRAASVDPRAADQSFGLGTMDDPAFVGMHEASALIAGQSVGAAEAVWRGEAEHAVNFAGGLHHAMPGSASGFCIYNDASLAIARLLELGAERVAYVDVDVHHGDGVQAAFWEDPRVLTVSLHEHPRTLFPQTGWPEETGAAGAGEGSAVNVALPAGTGDAGWLRAFHAVVPELLADFRPQVLVTQHGADTHFEDPLAHLAVSLDAQRAVQEACHSLAHEYVEGARWVALGGGGYAVVDVVPRSWTHLVGIAAHAPVDPESVIPSSWRDEVYARTRQLAPGRMTDGRTPEWRGWEEGYDPADRLDQAVVATRRAVFPLRGLLA